In Streptomyces sp. NBC_01426, one genomic interval encodes:
- the carB gene encoding carbamoyl-phosphate synthase large subunit — protein MPKRTDIQSVLVIGSGPIVIGQAAEFDYSGTQACRILKAEGLRVILVNSNPATIMTDPEIADATYVEPITPEFVEKIIAKERPDALLPTLGGQTALNTAISMHEQGVLDKYGVELIGANVEAINKGEDRDLFKGVVEAVKAKIGYGESARSVICHTMDDVIAGVETLGGYPVVVRPSFTMGGAGSGFAHDEDELRRIAGQGLTLSPTTEVLLEESILGWKEYELELMRDTKDNVVVVCSIENFDPMGVHTGDSITVAPSMTLTDREYQRLRDIGIAIIREVGVDTGGCNIQFAIDPVDGRVIVIEMNPRVSRSSALASKATGFPIAKIAAKLAIGYTLDEVPNDITEKTPASFEPSLDYVVVKAPRFAFEKFPLADATLTTTMKSVGEAMAIGRNFTEALQKALRSLEKKGSQFTFVGPVGDKEELLATAVRPTDGRINTVMQAIRAGATQEEVFESTKIDPWFVDQLFLIKEIADDLAAADKLRPELLAEAKRHGFSDHQIAEIRGLREDVVREVRHALGVRPVYKTVDTCAAEFAAKTPYFYSSYDEESEVATRTKPAVIILGSGPNRIGQGIEFDYSCVHASFALSDAGYETVMVNCNPETVSTDYDTSDRLYFEPLTLEDVLEIVHAESLAGPIAGVVVQLGGQTPLGLAQALKDNGVPVVGTPPEAIHAAEDRGAFGQVLAEAGLPAPKHGTATTFAGAKAIADEIGYPVLVRPSYVLGGRGMEIVYDETRLESYIAESTEISPTRPVLVDRFLDDAIEIDVDALYDGHELYLGGVMEHIEEAGIHSGDSACALPPITLGGHDIKRLRTSTEAIAKGVGVRGLINIQFAMAGDILYVLEANPRASRTVPFTSKATAVPLAKAAARISLGTTIAELREEGMLPKTGDGGTLPLDAPISVKEAVMPWSRFRDIQGRGVDTVLGPEMRSTGEVMGIDSVFGTAYAKSQAGAYGPLPTKGRAFISVANRDKRSMIFPARELVAHGFELMATSGTAEVLRRNGINATIVRKLSEGEGPDGEKTVVQLIHDGQVDLIVNTPYGTGGRLDGYEIRTAAVARGVPCLTTVQALAAAVQGIDALNRGDVGVRSLQEHAEHLIAARD, from the coding sequence GTGCCTAAGCGCACCGATATCCAGTCCGTCCTGGTCATCGGCTCCGGCCCGATCGTCATCGGACAGGCCGCCGAGTTCGACTACTCCGGGACCCAGGCCTGCCGCATCCTCAAGGCCGAGGGCCTGCGGGTCATCCTGGTCAACTCCAACCCCGCGACGATCATGACCGACCCGGAGATCGCCGACGCCACCTACGTCGAGCCGATCACCCCCGAGTTCGTCGAGAAGATCATCGCGAAGGAGCGCCCCGACGCGCTGCTGCCGACCCTCGGCGGCCAGACCGCGCTCAACACCGCGATCTCCATGCACGAGCAGGGTGTGCTGGACAAGTACGGCGTCGAGCTGATCGGCGCCAACGTCGAGGCCATCAACAAGGGCGAGGACCGCGACCTCTTCAAGGGCGTCGTCGAGGCCGTCAAGGCCAAGATCGGTTACGGCGAGTCCGCCCGCTCGGTCATCTGCCACACGATGGACGACGTCATCGCCGGCGTCGAGACCCTCGGCGGCTACCCCGTCGTCGTGCGCCCCTCCTTCACCATGGGCGGCGCCGGCTCCGGCTTCGCCCACGACGAGGACGAACTGCGCCGCATCGCCGGCCAGGGCCTCACGCTCTCCCCGACCACCGAGGTGCTCCTGGAGGAGTCCATCCTCGGCTGGAAGGAGTACGAGCTGGAGCTGATGCGCGACACCAAGGACAACGTGGTCGTCGTCTGCTCCATCGAGAACTTCGACCCGATGGGCGTCCACACCGGCGACTCGATCACCGTCGCGCCGTCGATGACGCTGACCGACCGCGAGTACCAGCGGCTGCGCGACATCGGCATCGCGATCATCCGCGAGGTCGGCGTCGACACCGGCGGCTGCAACATCCAGTTCGCGATCGACCCGGTCGACGGCCGCGTCATCGTCATCGAGATGAACCCGCGCGTCTCGCGCTCCTCGGCGCTCGCGTCGAAGGCCACCGGCTTCCCGATCGCCAAGATCGCCGCCAAGCTGGCCATCGGCTACACCCTCGACGAGGTCCCCAACGACATCACCGAGAAGACGCCGGCCTCCTTCGAGCCGTCCCTCGACTACGTCGTCGTCAAGGCCCCGCGCTTCGCCTTCGAGAAGTTCCCGCTCGCCGACGCCACCCTCACCACCACCATGAAGTCGGTGGGCGAGGCCATGGCCATCGGCCGCAACTTCACCGAGGCCCTCCAGAAGGCCCTGCGCTCCCTGGAGAAGAAGGGCTCGCAGTTCACCTTCGTCGGCCCGGTCGGCGACAAGGAAGAACTGCTGGCCACCGCGGTCCGCCCGACCGACGGCCGCATCAACACCGTCATGCAGGCGATCCGCGCCGGCGCCACCCAGGAGGAGGTCTTCGAGTCCACGAAGATCGACCCCTGGTTCGTCGACCAGCTGTTCCTGATCAAGGAGATCGCCGACGATCTGGCGGCCGCCGACAAGCTCCGGCCCGAGCTGCTCGCCGAAGCCAAGCGGCACGGCTTCTCCGACCACCAGATCGCCGAGATCCGCGGCCTGCGCGAGGACGTCGTCCGCGAGGTCCGGCACGCCCTCGGTGTCCGCCCGGTCTACAAGACGGTCGACACCTGCGCCGCCGAGTTCGCGGCCAAGACCCCGTACTTCTACTCCTCGTACGACGAGGAGTCCGAGGTCGCGACCCGCACCAAGCCCGCGGTGATCATCCTGGGCTCCGGCCCGAACCGCATCGGCCAGGGCATCGAGTTCGACTACTCCTGCGTCCACGCCTCCTTCGCGCTCAGCGACGCCGGCTACGAGACCGTGATGGTCAACTGCAACCCCGAGACCGTCTCGACGGACTACGACACCTCCGACCGCCTGTACTTCGAGCCGCTGACGCTGGAAGACGTGCTGGAGATCGTCCACGCCGAGTCCCTCGCCGGCCCCATCGCCGGCGTCGTCGTCCAGCTCGGCGGGCAGACCCCCCTCGGTCTCGCCCAGGCACTCAAGGACAACGGCGTCCCGGTCGTCGGCACCCCGCCGGAGGCCATCCACGCCGCCGAGGACCGCGGCGCCTTCGGCCAGGTCCTCGCGGAGGCCGGGCTGCCCGCCCCCAAGCACGGCACCGCCACCACCTTCGCGGGTGCCAAGGCGATCGCCGACGAGATCGGCTACCCGGTCCTGGTCCGCCCGTCCTACGTGCTCGGCGGCCGCGGCATGGAGATCGTCTACGACGAGACCCGCCTGGAGTCGTACATCGCGGAGTCCACCGAGATCTCCCCGACCCGCCCCGTGCTGGTCGACCGCTTCCTCGACGACGCGATCGAGATCGACGTCGACGCGCTCTACGACGGCCACGAGCTCTACCTCGGCGGCGTCATGGAGCACATCGAGGAAGCCGGCATCCACTCCGGCGACTCGGCCTGCGCCCTGCCCCCGATCACCCTCGGCGGGCACGACATCAAGCGCCTGCGCACCTCCACGGAGGCCATCGCCAAGGGCGTCGGCGTCCGCGGCCTGATCAACATCCAGTTCGCGATGGCGGGTGACATCCTCTACGTCCTGGAGGCCAACCCGCGCGCGTCCCGGACCGTGCCCTTCACCTCGAAGGCGACCGCGGTCCCGCTGGCCAAGGCCGCCGCCCGCATCTCGCTCGGCACCACCATCGCCGAGCTGCGCGAAGAGGGCATGCTGCCCAAGACCGGGGACGGGGGCACCCTGCCGCTCGACGCGCCGATCTCCGTCAAGGAGGCCGTGATGCCCTGGTCGCGCTTCCGCGACATCCAGGGCCGCGGCGTCGACACGGTCCTCGGCCCGGAGATGCGCTCCACCGGCGAGGTCATGGGCATCGACTCCGTCTTCGGCACGGCCTACGCCAAGTCGCAGGCCGGCGCCTACGGCCCGCTGCCCACCAAGGGCCGCGCCTTCATCTCCGTCGCCAACCGCGACAAGCGCTCGATGATCTTCCCGGCGCGCGAGCTCGTCGCCCACGGCTTCGAGCTGATGGCGACCTCGGGCACGGCGGAGGTGCTGCGCCGCAACGGCATCAACGCCACCATCGTGCGCAAGCTCAGCGAGGGCGAGGGCCCCGACGGGGAGAAGACCGTCGTCCAGCTCATCCACGACGGCCAGGTCGACCTGATCGTCAACACCCCGTACGGCACGGGTGGCCGCCTCGACGGCTACGAGATCCGTACGGCGGCCGTGGCGCGCGGCGTCCCGTGCCTGACCACGGTCCAGGCGCTCGCCGCCGCCGTCCAGGGCATCGACGCGCTCAACCGCGGCGACGTCGGCGTGCGCTCGCTCCAGGAGCACGCGGAACACCTGATCGCGGCCCGCGACTAG
- a CDS encoding quinone-dependent dihydroorotate dehydrogenase: MYKLFFNLVFKRMDPEQAHYLAFRWIRLAARTPVLRTFVAGWLAPRHKELRTEALGLRMHGPFGLAAGFDKNAVAIDGMAMLGFDHVEIGTVTAQAQPGNPRKRLFRLVPDRALINRMGFNNEGSEAVAARLAARNPVFKTVVGVNIGKTKVVPEAEAAADYVASTERLARHADYLVVNVSSPNTPGLRNLQATESLRPLLTAVREAADRVVTDRRVPLLVKIAPDLADEDVDAVADLALELGLDGIIATNTTIAREGLGLKSAPALVKETGGLSGAPVKERSLEVLRRLYARVGDRLVLVGVGGIENAEDAWQRILAGATLIQGYSAFVYEGPLYARAIHRGLAARLADSPYDSLADAVGAETRKASL, from the coding sequence ATGTACAAACTGTTCTTCAACCTCGTCTTCAAGCGCATGGACCCGGAGCAGGCGCACTACCTGGCCTTCCGCTGGATCCGCCTCGCGGCCCGCACCCCGGTGCTGCGGACCTTCGTCGCCGGCTGGCTGGCACCCCGCCACAAGGAGCTGCGCACCGAGGCCCTGGGCCTGCGCATGCACGGCCCCTTCGGTCTCGCGGCGGGCTTCGACAAGAACGCGGTCGCCATCGACGGCATGGCGATGCTCGGCTTCGACCACGTCGAGATCGGCACGGTCACCGCGCAGGCCCAGCCCGGCAACCCCAGGAAGAGGCTCTTCCGGCTCGTCCCGGACCGCGCGCTGATCAACCGCATGGGCTTCAACAACGAGGGCTCGGAGGCCGTCGCCGCCCGACTGGCCGCCCGCAACCCCGTCTTCAAGACCGTGGTCGGCGTGAACATCGGCAAGACGAAGGTCGTCCCGGAGGCGGAGGCCGCGGCGGACTACGTCGCCTCCACCGAGCGGCTCGCCCGCCACGCCGACTACCTCGTCGTCAACGTGTCCTCCCCGAACACCCCGGGCCTGCGCAACCTCCAGGCCACCGAGTCCCTGCGCCCGCTGCTGACGGCCGTGCGCGAGGCCGCGGACCGGGTGGTCACCGACCGCCGGGTCCCGCTGCTGGTCAAGATCGCCCCCGACCTCGCGGACGAGGACGTGGACGCGGTCGCCGACCTGGCCCTGGAACTCGGCCTCGACGGCATCATCGCCACCAACACGACCATCGCGCGCGAGGGCCTGGGACTGAAGTCCGCCCCCGCCCTGGTGAAGGAGACCGGCGGCCTGTCCGGCGCGCCCGTCAAGGAACGCTCCCTGGAGGTCCTCAGGCGGCTGTACGCCCGCGTGGGCGACCGTCTGGTGCTCGTGGGCGTCGGCGGCATCGAGAACGCCGAGGACGCCTGGCAGCGGATCCTGGCCGGCGCGACGCTGATCCAGGGCTACAGCGCCTTCGTCTACGAGGGTCCGCTCTACGCCCGCGCCATTCACCGCGGCCTGGCCGCCCGCCTCGCGGACAGCCCGTACGACTCGCTCGCCGACGCGGTGGGCGCCGAGACCCGGAAGGCCTCGCTGTGA
- the pyrF gene encoding orotidine-5'-phosphate decarboxylase, whose protein sequence is MTSVTPFGARLRAAMDSRGPLCVGIDPHAALLASWGLDDDIAGLEKFSRTVVEALAQEVAVFKPQAAFFERFGSRGIAVLERTVADARAAGTLVVMDAKRGDIGSTMAAYAETFLSPSSPLFSDALTVSPYLGYGSLAPAVELARASGSGLFVLALTSNPEGAEVQRAVREDGRTIGATMLGHLAAENAGATPMGSFGAVVGATLGDLSSFDLDINGPLLAPGIGAQGATAADLPGVFGAAVRNVVPNVSRGVLKHGPDAAALRASAARFADEVRTAVASA, encoded by the coding sequence GTGACCTCTGTGACCCCCTTCGGCGCCCGCCTGCGCGCGGCGATGGACTCCCGGGGCCCGCTGTGCGTCGGCATCGACCCGCACGCCGCCCTGCTGGCCTCCTGGGGCCTGGACGACGACATCGCGGGACTGGAGAAGTTCTCCCGCACGGTCGTCGAGGCGCTGGCGCAGGAGGTCGCGGTCTTCAAGCCGCAGGCCGCCTTCTTCGAGCGGTTCGGGTCGCGCGGCATCGCCGTGCTGGAGCGGACCGTCGCGGACGCCCGGGCGGCGGGCACGCTGGTCGTCATGGACGCCAAGCGCGGGGACATCGGCTCGACGATGGCCGCGTACGCGGAGACCTTCCTGTCGCCGTCCTCGCCGCTGTTCTCCGACGCGCTGACGGTCTCCCCGTACCTGGGCTACGGCTCGCTGGCCCCGGCGGTGGAACTGGCGCGCGCGTCGGGCTCCGGCCTGTTCGTGCTGGCCCTGACCTCGAACCCGGAGGGCGCGGAGGTCCAGCGCGCCGTGCGCGAGGACGGTCGCACGATCGGCGCGACCATGCTGGGACACCTGGCGGCCGAGAACGCGGGCGCCACCCCCATGGGCTCCTTCGGCGCGGTGGTGGGCGCCACCCTGGGGGACCTGTCCTCCTTCGACCTGGACATCAACGGGCCGCTGCTGGCCCCGGGCATCGGCGCGCAGGGCGCGACCGCGGCCGACCTCCCGGGCGTGTTCGGGGCGGCCGTGCGCAACGTCGTGCCGAACGTGTCCCGCGGCGTGCTGAAGCACGGTCCCGACGCCGCCGCGCTGCGCGCGTCGGCGGCCCGGTTCGCGGACGAGGTCCGCACCGCGGTGGCCTCGGCCTGA
- a CDS encoding integration host factor, with product MALPPLTPEQRAAALEKAAAARRERAEVKNRLKHSGASLHDVIKLGQENDVIGKMKVSALLESLPGVGKVRAKQIMERLGISESRRVRGLGSNQIASLEREFGGKPA from the coding sequence GTGGCTCTTCCGCCCCTTACCCCTGAACAGCGCGCAGCAGCGCTCGAAAAGGCCGCCGCGGCTCGCCGGGAGCGGGCCGAGGTGAAGAATCGACTCAAGCATTCCGGCGCCTCCCTCCATGACGTCATCAAGCTGGGCCAGGAGAACGACGTCATCGGCAAGATGAAGGTCTCCGCTCTTCTGGAGTCCCTCCCCGGCGTGGGCAAGGTCCGCGCCAAGCAGATCATGGAGCGCCTCGGCATCTCCGAGTCTCGACGTGTTCGAGGTCTCGGCTCCAACCAGATCGCCTCTCTGGAGCGTGAGTTCGGCGGCAAGCCCGCCTGA
- the gmk gene encoding guanylate kinase, with protein MAAEVRPRLTVLSGPSGVGKSTVVAHMRKVHPEVWLSVSATTRKPRPGERHGVHYFFVNDDEFDKLIANGELLEWAEFAGNRYGTPRGAVLERLENGEPVLLEIDLQGARLVRESMPEAQLVFLAPPSWEELVRRLTGRGTESAEVIERRLGAARVELAAESEFDTTLVNTSVEDVARELLALMEVV; from the coding sequence ATGGCAGCAGAGGTTCGTCCGCGGCTGACCGTGCTCTCCGGCCCCTCGGGGGTCGGCAAGAGCACGGTCGTCGCGCATATGCGCAAGGTTCACCCCGAGGTATGGCTCTCGGTGTCGGCCACCACCCGCAAGCCGCGGCCCGGTGAGCGACACGGAGTCCACTACTTCTTCGTCAACGACGACGAGTTCGACAAGCTGATCGCCAACGGCGAGCTGCTGGAGTGGGCCGAGTTCGCGGGCAACCGCTACGGCACACCGCGCGGCGCGGTACTGGAACGCCTGGAGAACGGCGAGCCGGTCCTGCTGGAGATCGATCTCCAGGGCGCCCGACTCGTCCGCGAGTCCATGCCCGAGGCCCAGCTGGTCTTCCTCGCCCCGCCGAGCTGGGAGGAGCTGGTCCGCCGGCTCACCGGTCGCGGGACCGAGTCGGCCGAGGTCATCGAGCGTCGGCTCGGCGCGGCGCGGGTCGAACTCGCTGCCGAATCAGAGTTCGACACCACCCTTGTCAACACCTCCGTCGAGGACGTGGCGCGCGAGCTGCTAGCCTTGATGGAAGTTGTCTGA
- the rpoZ gene encoding DNA-directed RNA polymerase subunit omega encodes MSSSMTAPEGIINPPIDELLEATDSKYSLVIYAAKRARQINAYYSQLGEGLLEYVGPLVDTHVHEKPLSIALREINAGLLTSEAIEAPAQ; translated from the coding sequence GTGTCCTCTTCCATGACTGCGCCCGAGGGCATCATCAACCCGCCGATCGACGAGCTGCTCGAGGCCACCGACTCGAAGTACAGCCTCGTGATCTACGCGGCCAAGCGTGCCCGTCAGATCAACGCGTACTACTCGCAGCTCGGCGAGGGCCTGCTTGAGTACGTCGGCCCGCTGGTGGACACCCACGTCCACGAGAAGCCGCTTTCGATCGCGCTGCGCGAGATCAACGCGGGTCTGCTGACGTCCGAGGCCATCGAGGCCCCGGCTCAGTAA
- the coaBC gene encoding bifunctional phosphopantothenoylcysteine decarboxylase/phosphopantothenate--cysteine ligase CoaBC: MGKPKVVLGVSGGIAAYKACELLRRLTESGHDVRVVPTAASLNFVGEATWAALSGNPATQQVWESVHEVPHVRIGQTADLVVVAPATADMLAKAAHGLADDLLTNTLLTARCPVVFAPAMHTEMWEHPATQENVATLRRRGAVVIEPAVGRLTGKDTGKGRLPDPEEIYEVCRHVLRGAGRADGAAGPDLAGRHVVVSAGGTREPLDPVRFLGNRSSGKQGYALARTAVARGARVTLVAANTALPDPAGVDVVRVGTALQLREAVLKAAADADAVVMAAAVADFRPAHYADGKIKKKDGQEPEPVALVRNPDVLAEVSADRAREGQVVVGFAAETDDVLANGRAKLRRKGCDLLVVNEVGESKTFGSEENEAVVLASDGAETAVPYGPKDVLAEVIWDHVAVRFAPRRA; the protein is encoded by the coding sequence GTGGGCAAGCCGAAGGTCGTGCTGGGGGTCAGTGGCGGAATCGCCGCCTACAAGGCCTGTGAGCTGCTGCGTCGGCTGACCGAGTCCGGGCACGACGTACGGGTGGTGCCCACCGCGGCCTCTCTCAACTTCGTCGGCGAGGCCACCTGGGCCGCGCTCTCCGGAAACCCGGCCACCCAGCAGGTCTGGGAGTCCGTGCACGAGGTGCCGCACGTCCGCATCGGCCAGACGGCCGACCTGGTGGTCGTCGCCCCCGCCACCGCCGACATGCTCGCCAAGGCCGCCCACGGGCTCGCGGACGACCTCCTGACGAACACCCTGCTCACCGCGCGCTGTCCGGTCGTCTTCGCACCCGCGATGCACACCGAGATGTGGGAGCACCCCGCCACCCAGGAGAACGTGGCCACGCTGCGCCGGCGGGGCGCCGTCGTCATCGAGCCCGCCGTCGGCCGGCTCACCGGCAAGGACACCGGCAAGGGGCGACTGCCCGACCCCGAGGAGATCTACGAGGTCTGCCGGCACGTCCTGCGGGGCGCCGGCCGCGCGGACGGCGCCGCCGGGCCCGATCTGGCCGGCCGGCACGTGGTGGTCAGCGCCGGCGGCACCCGGGAGCCGCTCGACCCGGTCCGGTTCCTGGGCAACCGTTCCTCCGGCAAGCAGGGCTACGCCCTCGCCCGCACCGCCGTCGCCCGTGGCGCCCGCGTCACGCTGGTCGCGGCCAACACCGCGCTGCCCGACCCGGCCGGGGTGGACGTCGTACGGGTGGGCACGGCCCTCCAGCTCCGCGAGGCGGTCCTCAAGGCCGCCGCCGACGCCGACGCGGTGGTGATGGCCGCCGCCGTCGCCGACTTCCGGCCGGCCCACTACGCGGACGGCAAGATCAAGAAGAAGGACGGCCAGGAGCCCGAGCCGGTGGCGCTGGTGCGCAACCCCGACGTCCTCGCGGAGGTCTCCGCCGACCGGGCCCGGGAGGGGCAGGTCGTGGTGGGGTTCGCCGCCGAGACGGACGACGTCCTCGCGAACGGTCGTGCGAAACTCCGCCGCAAGGGATGTGACCTTCTGGTCGTCAACGAAGTGGGCGAGAGCAAGACCTTCGGTTCGGAGGAGAACGAAGCGGTCGTCCTCGCTTCCGATGGGGCGGAGACGGCGGTGCCGTATGGTCCGAAGGACGTACTGGCCGAGGTGATTTGGGATCACGTCGCGGTCCGATTCGCGCCACGACGCGCCTGA
- the metK gene encoding methionine adenosyltransferase, whose translation MSRRLFTSESVTEGHPDKIADQISDTILDALLAEDPTSRVAVETLITTGLVHIAGEVTTKAYAPIAQLVRDKILEIGYDSSKKGFDGASCGVSVSIGAQSPDIAQGVDTAYEKRVEGDEDELDKQGAGDQGLMFGYACDETPELMPLPIHIAHKLSRRLSEVRKNGTIPYLRPDGKTQVTIEYDGDKAVRLDTVVVSSQHAADIDLDSLLAPDIREFVVEHVLAQLIEDGIKLDTEGYRLLVNPTGRFEIGGPMGDAGLTGRKIIIDTYGGMARHGGGAFSGKDPSKVDRSAAYAMRWVAKNVVAAGLASRCEVQVAYAIGKAEPVGLFVETFGTAKVDVQKIEEAIGQVFDLRPAAIIRDLDLLRPIYAQTAAYGHFGRELPDFTWERTDRVDALRAAAGL comes from the coding sequence GTGTCCCGTCGCCTGTTCACCTCGGAGTCCGTGACCGAGGGCCACCCCGACAAGATCGCTGACCAGATCAGCGACACGATCCTCGACGCGCTTCTCGCCGAGGACCCGACTTCGCGCGTGGCCGTGGAAACCCTCATCACCACCGGTCTCGTGCACATCGCGGGAGAGGTGACGACGAAGGCCTACGCCCCGATCGCGCAGCTCGTCCGCGACAAGATCCTCGAAATCGGCTACGACTCCTCGAAGAAGGGCTTCGACGGCGCCTCCTGCGGCGTGTCGGTGTCCATCGGCGCGCAGTCCCCCGACATCGCGCAGGGCGTCGACACCGCGTACGAGAAGCGGGTCGAGGGCGACGAGGACGAGCTGGACAAGCAGGGCGCCGGCGACCAGGGCCTGATGTTCGGGTACGCCTGCGACGAGACGCCCGAGCTGATGCCGCTCCCGATCCACATCGCGCACAAGCTCTCGCGCCGACTGTCCGAGGTCCGCAAGAACGGCACCATCCCGTACCTGCGCCCCGACGGCAAGACCCAGGTCACCATCGAGTACGACGGCGACAAGGCCGTGCGCCTGGACACGGTCGTCGTGTCCTCGCAGCACGCCGCCGACATCGACCTGGACTCGCTGCTCGCCCCGGACATCCGCGAGTTCGTCGTCGAGCACGTGCTGGCCCAGCTCATCGAGGACGGCATCAAGCTCGACACCGAGGGCTACCGCCTCCTGGTGAACCCGACCGGTCGCTTCGAGATCGGCGGCCCCATGGGCGACGCCGGCCTCACCGGCCGCAAGATCATCATCGACACCTACGGCGGCATGGCCCGTCACGGTGGTGGCGCGTTCTCCGGCAAGGACCCGTCCAAGGTCGACCGCTCGGCCGCCTACGCCATGCGCTGGGTCGCCAAGAACGTCGTCGCCGCCGGGCTGGCCTCGCGCTGCGAGGTGCAGGTCGCGTACGCCATCGGCAAGGCCGAGCCGGTCGGTCTCTTCGTGGAGACCTTCGGCACCGCCAAGGTCGACGTCCAGAAGATCGAGGAGGCGATCGGCCAGGTCTTCGACCTCCGCCCGGCCGCCATCATCCGCGACCTGGACCTGCTGCGCCCGATCTACGCGCAGACCGCCGCCTACGGCCACTTCGGCCGCGAGCTGCCGGACTTCACCTGGGAGCGCACCGACCGCGTCGACGCCCTGCGCGCCGCCGCCGGTCTGTAG